The Candidatus Defluviibacterium haderslevense DNA window TCCTATACAGCACAATATCATCAGAAAGATAAAATTGTATTTTCTGTAATTCCTCCAGGGACCATTTCTGATCATCATACAATTTTTGACTAAAAGGAGTAAGGGTTGGACTGCAGGCTATAAGTCCCAAAAAAATAAAACTTAAAAAAATCAATTTATTCATAAAGTACAATTTTAATAATTTCACGAAAGTATTACAAACTTAAAGATAGACTAGACATTTAATCAATTGTTAACCTAAATGAACTCAAATTAATAAAGTTTTAACATTTTACCCTGATTTCCACCTATTTGAAGTATTTGACCTCTTGAATTACTTTTATTTATATTTGTATCCAGTTATTCATTGTACTTATGTCAGAAACAAACCAAATCAACTTCCATTTTCTTTATCCGACCTTTGAACTCAATCAACGCAAAATCAAACTTTGGATTGGTAAAACAATACTTGAAAATAAGCATAAAACAGGTTCAATAAACCTCATTTTCTGTAATGATGATTACTTGTTAGATCTTAATAAAAAATATTTGGCTCATGATTATTATACGGATATTATCACCTTTCCGTATCATGACAATCCGATTGAAGGTGATCTGTATATAAGTATTGATCGGGTAAAAGAAAATGCTAGCCAACTCAAGATAGACTATGAACTTGAGTTACTAAGAGTGATTATTCATGGGATCTTTCATTTATTAGGATTTCAGGATAAAGACGAAATTCAGTCGTCTAAAATGAGGCATCTGGAAGATGTTGCTTTAAAAAAATATCACCAGGATTTTATGAATGAAGTTCATTACTATGATCAGGTTTATGATGTAGTCAGACTTATTCCAGTTGGAAGAGTTAGTTCTTATGGCGCCATCTCCAATTTCTTAAGTCTGGGATCTGCACGTATGGTAGGATGGGCACTGAATCAATTAAAAGGTACAGAAACAGATATTCCTTCTTTTCGTGTTGTAAACGCCAAAGGAGAACTAACGGGCCGGTTATCCTTTACCAATGGCCGTGATATGGAACAATTATTAAAACAAGAAGGAACTGTTGTAGTCGATAATAAAGTAGTTGATTTTGAAACTAAACATTGGAACCCATCTTTTGAACTGTAGTCAAAATTTTCAATATGAAATATTTAATCATAAAGTTATTGATCTGTATTTGTGTTTCTTTTGTTCAGGCTCAACAAGAATCGCAATTTCTTGGCAAATGGAAAACCATAGATGATGAAACCAAACAAGCCAAATCTATTATCGAAATTTATAAAAAAGACCAAGCTTTATTTGCTAAAGTAATTGAATTATTACCGGCAGCTACTATTAAAACCTGCAATCGTTGCCCTGGTGAAAAAAATGGAAAGTCCCTGATAGGGATGGATATAATGTGGAACATGACACCGGATAATAACGATTATTCAAATGGACAAATTATGGATCCTAAATCAGGTAAAATATATTCTTGCACCATTGCTTTGGAAGGTACTGAAAAGCTATTAGTCCGAGGATATATTGGTATTTCGTTATTTGGTAGGACTCAAACCTGGGAACGTGTTAAATAAAGTTCATCGATTATCTTAATTCGATGATCTGTTTATACAATATTTTGACTTCATATTGTGTTATATAGAAAAACCACATCATCGCCTATGGTCGATACATTTACACTTAATCAATTGATTCGTTATACCTACCAAGAATGCAGTCCAGACGAAAGATTGCTAATTGAGGAAATAGCATCAGAAGATTGGTCACTTAGAGAAGAAATTGAAATACTTAAAGCCGCAAAACGCTTTATTCCACAAGTTCTTTTCTCAGCTAAACCATCTAGTCTAGAACGTATAATGAATTACAGTCAAAAACAGGTTTAAGATATTAACCAAGATTTTTGCAGATGCCTTTAAAACTCAGTTTTGAAGGCATTTTTATTAAACCAAATTTAATTTTGTAACTTTAAATATTCAATCTAGTTATATCTCAAATTGAATCTCCACGGTCCTTCCCTGATCTGAAAAAATGACCCTATGAGACAATTGATGCATTAGAAATACCCCTCTGCCACCACAGCATTCAATATTTTCTGGTAGGGTTGGGTCAGGGATAGTTGACGGATCAAATCCTGAGCCTTCATCGGATATTCGAAATGCAATACATTTTGGTCGGCGCTCCGTCTTTAAATGGACGAATTTATTGCAATCTTTCTGATTGCCGTGAATAATAGCATTATTAACAGCTTCGGTAATGGTCACCAAAACATTTGGGTAAAGCTTTTTATCAATGTGATATTCTGCAAAAACCCAATTCAAATATTCCTCAATTTTGAGGATATTATTAGGTATAGATGCTATTCGAATCATCCTTGCTTTTTTATTCGCAATAAATAATCCTCGACCAATTTTTTGTAAAACGGTCTCAAATCTGGCGATACGTGCTGGAACCATTCTGTTTCTGCTTGCCTTTGTTTTAGATATTCCTCTAGGCTAACTGGAATCTTACGTTCAATTTTCGTACCAGTTTCGGATTTTCGCTCTTCTTTATATTCTCTTTCCCTTTCTGCTCGTTCTGCTTCTAATAACCTAGTTGTGATTTCCTGTTGGCGATTGAGTGTTTCATTAGTGAGTTGCTTGTTAACCAATTCACGTTCAGTTTTATTCATATTTTCAATGGCCTCTTGCATTTCCTTAGATCCATTACCTTGTTCTTTCTTCTCTTGTTCCAAATCTTCCAACATTTTACGAAGTTGAGCTTGTTTGGCAGCCATCTCAGCAAATTCCTTGCTCATTTTACCTTCACCCTTCTTCATTTTGTCTTGCATTTGCTTAAGGCCATCCCCCATTTTTTGTTGGCCTTCAGCTATTTTGTCAATAGGGACCTTGCCTTTTTTACCCGCTTTTGGAGACTTCCCGCCTGGCTTTTTGCATGAACCACTACCAGGTTTTTTACAAGAAGAATTTTTCTCCTTTTGTTTATTATTTAATGTTTCTGATAGCATGACAGCTAAATCGTTAACATTTTTCATAATTCTACCTTGATATAAAGAGGCTTGTCCCGTATACCTTGATTCCAGTTGTTCTATGCCTTTAGTGAAATTCTCATTAATTTCAGTTACTTTTTCACCAACAAATGACTCAATT harbors:
- a CDS encoding MGMT family protein, whose amino-acid sequence is MNEVHYYDQVYDVVRLIPVGRVSSYGAISNFLSLGSARMVGWALNQLKGTETDIPSFRVVNAKGELTGRLSFTNGRDMEQLLKQEGTVVVDNKVVDFETKHWNPSFEL
- a CDS encoding DUF2147 domain-containing protein — encoded protein: MKYLIIKLLICICVSFVQAQQESQFLGKWKTIDDETKQAKSIIEIYKKDQALFAKVIELLPAATIKTCNRCPGEKNGKSLIGMDIMWNMTPDNNDYSNGQIMDPKSGKIYSCTIALEGTEKLLVRGYIGISLFGRTQTWERVK
- a CDS encoding ATP-binding protein: MIRIASIPNNILKIEEYLNWVFAEYHIDKKLYPNVLVTITEAVNNAIIHGNQKDCNKFVHLKTERRPKCIAFRISDEGSGFDPSTIPDPTLPENIECCGGRGVFLMHQLSHRVIFSDQGRTVEIQFEI